One Cohnella candidum genomic region harbors:
- a CDS encoding NAD(P)H-hydrate dehydratase encodes MILVTSAEMRAIDRFAIEGIGIPAMVLMENAGRAVADEVVRIQETEAPRSGNADGRAPRWIVLVGKGNNGGDGIVCARHLVERGYDVLLLYAASPDGWSGEAAAQRDIARRMGLTEAVYGQPGTPDWPRWDGIVDALLGTGTSGPPREPCASLIREANASGLPIVSADLPSGLNADTGEVADPCIRARVTVALAAMKRGLLLYPGAEAAGEVVVRPIGIPAEAVKRQQVNTFVLNEETLKDKLGMPFPLRRDADTHKGTYGHALIVAGSRPMSGAGLLCARAALRAGSGLVTWAVPELLALPLAGRLPEAMIRGLPDGGSGEWSGVPAAQVAALAAGKQAVVVGPGLGRWPGDAAWLRELWESVDAPLVLDADALNMLADAGDFPASWPRRERGAVLTPHPGEMARLSGLSAREVQADRIGLARRYAERLGAALVLKGARTVVAGPDGSAYVNTTGNPGMATGGSGDVLAGVIGALLAQGWDAMQAAAGGVYWHGAAGDRAAASREFPASLIAGDIIERL; translated from the coding sequence ATGATCCTCGTCACGTCCGCCGAAATGAGGGCGATCGACCGATTCGCCATCGAAGGGATCGGCATTCCGGCGATGGTGTTGATGGAGAATGCCGGCAGGGCCGTCGCCGACGAGGTCGTCCGGATCCAGGAAACGGAAGCCCCTCGCAGCGGCAACGCGGACGGACGCGCTCCCCGGTGGATCGTACTGGTCGGCAAGGGCAACAACGGCGGCGACGGCATCGTGTGCGCCAGACACTTGGTCGAACGGGGGTATGACGTCCTGCTGCTGTATGCGGCTTCCCCAGACGGCTGGTCCGGGGAAGCCGCGGCGCAGCGGGACATCGCCCGCCGCATGGGGCTGACGGAAGCCGTTTACGGGCAGCCCGGCACGCCGGATTGGCCGCGCTGGGACGGCATTGTCGACGCGCTTCTCGGTACGGGAACGTCGGGCCCGCCCCGTGAGCCCTGCGCTTCGTTGATCCGCGAAGCCAACGCCAGCGGCTTGCCGATCGTGTCGGCGGATTTGCCGAGCGGCTTGAACGCCGATACCGGCGAAGTCGCAGACCCGTGCATCCGCGCCCGCGTCACGGTGGCTCTCGCCGCCATGAAGCGGGGACTGCTCCTGTATCCGGGAGCGGAAGCCGCCGGAGAAGTGGTCGTGCGGCCGATCGGCATTCCCGCGGAAGCGGTCAAGCGGCAGCAGGTCAACACGTTCGTCCTGAACGAAGAGACGTTGAAGGACAAGCTGGGCATGCCTTTCCCCTTGCGCAGGGACGCCGACACGCACAAGGGAACGTACGGCCATGCGCTTATCGTCGCCGGCTCCCGCCCGATGAGCGGCGCCGGGCTGCTCTGCGCGAGGGCGGCGCTTCGGGCGGGCAGCGGCCTCGTCACCTGGGCGGTGCCGGAGCTGCTGGCGCTGCCGCTCGCCGGACGGCTGCCCGAAGCGATGATCCGCGGCCTGCCGGACGGCGGCAGCGGCGAATGGAGCGGCGTGCCCGCCGCGCAAGTGGCTGCCTTGGCCGCCGGAAAGCAAGCCGTCGTCGTGGGCCCCGGCCTCGGCCGCTGGCCCGGCGATGCCGCGTGGCTCCGCGAGCTGTGGGAATCGGTGGACGCGCCGCTCGTCCTCGACGCCGACGCGCTCAACATGCTGGCCGACGCCGGAGACTTCCCGGCGTCTTGGCCGCGCAGGGAGCGCGGGGCGGTGCTGACGCCGCATCCCGGCGAAATGGCCCGGCTGAGCGGTCTCTCCGCGCGCGAAGTCCAGGCGGACCGCATCGGCCTCGCCCGCCGGTACGCCGAACGGCTTGGCGCCGCGCTCGTGCTCAAGGGCGCCCGTACCGTAGTCGCGGGACCGGACGGGAGCGCGTACGTCAACACGACCGGCAATCCCGGCATGGCGACGGGAGGCTCCGGCGACGTGCTGGCCGGCGTCATCGGCGCTTTGCTGGCGCAAGGCTGGGACGCCATGCAGGCAGCGGCCGGCGGCGTCTACTGGCACGGCGCCGCCGGAGACCGTGCCGCGGCTTCGCGCGAATTTCCCGCCTCGCTGATCGCGGGCGACATCATCGAGCGGCTATGA
- a CDS encoding DUF559 domain-containing protein, whose protein sequence is MDFEEAHEKWIAGHLEKRSGERRGRLERGHRHAETSFARNVWWELCGHFDHLHPEYEVPDWRGRSYFADFAWITPFIRLIIEIKGYAAHVRDMDRLKYCHELNRETFLTAMGYTVISFAYDDVEQRPDACIALLRMVMSRFRSGASPVSRALPAEKELIRLAVRSVSPLRPKDVAEYYGIDLKTAIAMMRKLSDKGWLTPVTGERGKRVVRYELVRGAVDYLD, encoded by the coding sequence ATGGATTTCGAGGAAGCACATGAAAAGTGGATAGCCGGGCATTTGGAGAAGAGATCGGGAGAGCGCCGGGGAAGGCTGGAGAGGGGGCATCGGCACGCGGAGACCTCGTTTGCGCGGAACGTTTGGTGGGAGTTGTGCGGCCATTTCGATCATCTGCACCCGGAGTATGAAGTGCCGGATTGGAGAGGACGCTCTTACTTCGCGGATTTTGCCTGGATCACTCCCTTCATCCGCCTCATCATCGAGATCAAAGGGTATGCGGCGCACGTGCGCGATATGGACCGGCTTAAATACTGCCACGAGCTGAACCGGGAAACGTTTCTTACCGCGATGGGGTATACGGTCATCTCATTCGCTTACGACGACGTAGAACAGCGTCCCGACGCATGCATAGCGTTGCTCCGCATGGTGATGAGCCGCTTTCGGTCCGGCGCGTCACCGGTTTCCAGAGCTTTGCCGGCTGAGAAGGAGCTGATTCGTCTGGCTGTAAGGTCGGTTTCGCCCCTGCGGCCGAAGGATGTTGCTGAGTATTACGGGATAGATCTTAAAACGGCCATCGCGATGATGCGGAAGTTGTCGGACAAAGGCTGGTTGACTCCCGTAACGGGAGAGCGTGGGAAGCGGGTCGTTCGCTATGAGTTAGTTAGAGGAGCCGTGGATTATTTGGATTAG
- a CDS encoding aldo/keto reductase, producing the protein MERRQLGKTDMNVAVVGFGGYEIAMKSVDTTTENAGKLLNAALDEGMNVIDTASIYLDSEKMIGDTVSHRRQDYYLFSKLGEGQKAGLPYPEWDVRNARPSIERSLRDLKTDYLDMLYIHSCSEAVLRQGDLIEALQKFKQEGLTRYIGYSGDSTDALYAIGTGVFDSLQTSLNIADQEAVTLTLDKAAERGMGIVIKRPLANVVWSRQGAENAPEDYIKRLEKLDFPFKNEDSDKITEISLRFVLSFPQVHLALVGTKNLDHMMKAFEFARKGKLEPEQFDLIRRRWEEVHEPAWAGLK; encoded by the coding sequence ATGGAACGAAGACAACTGGGAAAAACGGACATGAACGTAGCGGTCGTCGGGTTCGGCGGATACGAAATCGCGATGAAAAGCGTCGATACGACGACGGAAAACGCGGGTAAGCTGCTGAATGCCGCGCTTGACGAAGGGATGAACGTCATCGATACGGCCTCCATCTATCTCGACAGCGAGAAAATGATCGGGGACACGGTCTCTCACCGCAGGCAGGACTACTACTTGTTCAGCAAGCTGGGAGAAGGACAGAAAGCCGGGCTTCCCTATCCGGAATGGGACGTCCGCAACGCGAGGCCGAGCATCGAGCGTTCGCTGAGGGACCTGAAAACGGACTATCTGGACATGCTCTACATCCATAGCTGCTCCGAGGCCGTGCTGCGCCAAGGGGATCTGATCGAAGCGCTGCAGAAGTTCAAGCAGGAGGGATTGACGCGCTATATCGGCTACAGCGGGGACAGCACCGACGCCCTGTACGCCATCGGAACGGGCGTGTTCGATTCGCTGCAGACGTCGCTGAACATCGCCGACCAGGAAGCCGTTACGCTTACGCTGGACAAGGCGGCCGAGCGCGGCATGGGCATCGTCATCAAGCGGCCTCTCGCCAACGTCGTCTGGTCCCGGCAAGGTGCCGAAAACGCGCCGGAAGATTATATCAAGCGCTTGGAGAAGCTGGACTTCCCGTTCAAAAACGAGGATTCGGATAAAATCACGGAAATTTCGCTGCGTTTCGTCCTCAGCTTCCCGCAAGTGCATTTGGCCTTGGTCGGCACGAAAAATCTCGACCATATGATGAAGGCGTTCGAATTCGCGCGGAAGGGCAAGCTGGAGCCCGAGCAGTTCGACCTGATCCGCAGGCGCTGGGAAGAAGTGCATGAGCCTGCATGGGCCGGACTCAAGTAA
- a CDS encoding ATP-binding protein — MSKCSRIAGWIGILLLVLYVGWELFYRSDMFVGIVVSNVLQAMSALYAGIVLLLAYRQSGKSKFWLYYGIGALGYFTAQTYWTAELILTRGVPNAFGPAEIIWILQYFFILMGLYEQNRYRRNPAFPFLFDILLFTTVSVTLYWQQFIRPSLGEYDLTDAETIYNLFCSSVNLVILMFLFIFDRSRMPSGSRNFLAAAFLLKTVGSSSSWLLEGSDHWLSAGVVIPDFCWFAGLLFMGFAGAYGSRPHEEDALRKQPRATHLRRHVPLVFGGLLLVLLLAGSSPATPVAFGCLLGVILMLVRLFFGIRESESVNRSLKETDAIYQNWAENALVGVFIEQEGKLVYVNRYCEEIFGYEPGEMEGSSILSHISFTEIPRFLSEADKLHENIPTGRFGVTGLRRDQNVLYLEMHLAKSYFHGKEALSGTLIDITERKMSEQYLIRSEKLSVVGQLAAGVAHEIRNPLTALKGFTQLLHQNSDENRKYYEIMLTELERINYIVGEFMVLSKPHNRQQFKEHDIHRILTSIIPILESQAILHNVILRVETSQDLPKVKCDENQIKQVLINLMKNAIEAMPGGGTVTVRYETDAPKRQLTLYIEDEGVGMPAELLERLGEPFLTTKEKGTGLGLMVCYKIIQAHEGTLSVSSQPGQGTSVKLVLPAR; from the coding sequence GTGTCCAAATGTAGCCGAATCGCAGGTTGGATCGGGATTTTGCTGCTTGTCCTTTACGTCGGCTGGGAGCTCTTCTACCGCAGCGACATGTTCGTAGGCATAGTCGTCAGCAACGTCTTGCAGGCAATGAGCGCCCTCTATGCCGGAATCGTGCTGCTACTGGCCTACCGGCAGTCGGGCAAATCGAAGTTCTGGCTGTATTACGGCATCGGGGCTCTGGGTTATTTCACGGCCCAAACTTACTGGACGGCGGAACTGATCCTGACTCGGGGAGTTCCGAATGCGTTCGGGCCGGCGGAAATCATTTGGATTTTGCAGTATTTTTTCATTTTGATGGGCTTGTACGAACAGAACCGTTATCGGAGAAATCCCGCGTTTCCTTTTCTGTTCGATATCCTGCTGTTCACGACGGTTTCCGTCACGCTCTACTGGCAGCAATTCATCAGGCCGTCGCTCGGCGAATATGATTTGACCGATGCCGAGACGATTTATAATTTGTTCTGCTCCTCGGTCAATCTCGTGATCCTCATGTTCCTGTTCATCTTCGATCGGTCGCGGATGCCGTCAGGATCGCGGAATTTTCTGGCGGCGGCGTTCCTGCTCAAAACCGTCGGAAGTTCCTCGTCCTGGCTGTTGGAGGGAAGCGACCATTGGCTCAGCGCCGGCGTGGTGATTCCGGATTTCTGCTGGTTCGCAGGTCTTCTGTTCATGGGGTTCGCGGGGGCTTACGGGAGCCGCCCCCATGAGGAAGATGCCTTGCGGAAGCAACCTCGTGCGACGCACCTGAGACGGCACGTGCCGCTCGTATTCGGCGGCCTGCTGCTCGTGCTGCTGCTGGCGGGGTCCTCGCCGGCGACGCCCGTGGCGTTCGGCTGCTTGCTCGGCGTGATCCTGATGCTCGTTCGGCTGTTCTTCGGCATCCGCGAATCGGAGTCCGTGAACCGGTCGCTTAAAGAAACCGACGCGATCTACCAGAACTGGGCGGAAAACGCCCTTGTCGGCGTCTTCATCGAGCAGGAAGGCAAATTGGTCTACGTCAACCGTTATTGCGAAGAGATTTTCGGTTATGAACCTGGAGAGATGGAAGGAAGCTCGATCCTGAGCCATATCTCGTTCACCGAGATTCCCCGTTTCCTGTCGGAAGCCGACAAGCTTCACGAAAACATTCCGACCGGGCGCTTCGGCGTTACGGGTCTTCGAAGGGACCAAAACGTTCTCTACTTGGAAATGCATCTGGCCAAATCGTATTTTCACGGCAAAGAAGCCTTATCCGGTACGTTGATCGACATCACGGAACGCAAAATGTCCGAACAATACCTGATCCGGTCCGAGAAGCTGTCGGTCGTCGGCCAACTGGCGGCGGGCGTGGCGCACGAAATCCGCAACCCTTTGACCGCGCTTAAAGGCTTCACGCAGCTGCTCCACCAAAACTCGGACGAAAACCGCAAGTATTATGAAATCATGCTGACGGAACTGGAGAGAATCAATTATATCGTCGGCGAATTCATGGTGCTCTCCAAGCCGCACAACCGGCAGCAGTTCAAGGAGCACGACATCCACCGCATTTTGACGAGCATCATTCCGATTTTGGAATCGCAGGCCATCTTGCATAACGTCATCCTCCGGGTGGAAACGTCCCAGGATCTGCCTAAGGTCAAGTGCGATGAAAATCAGATCAAGCAGGTGCTGATCAACCTGATGAAAAACGCGATCGAGGCGATGCCGGGAGGCGGAACGGTAACCGTACGCTACGAAACCGACGCGCCGAAGCGGCAGTTGACCCTGTACATCGAAGACGAGGGCGTCGGCATGCCGGCGGAATTGCTGGAAAGATTGGGAGAGCCGTTCCTCACCACGAAGGAGAAGGGGACCGGTCTTGGCCTCATGGTTTGCTATAAAATCATTCAAGCCCACGAAGGGACGCTCTCGGTGAGCAGTCAGCCCGGGCAGGGCACGAGCGTGAAGCTCGTACTCCCGGCCCGCTGA
- a CDS encoding late competence development ComFB family protein, giving the protein MKDTKEYAVLNAMEPIVIRLFEDNYLKQRTLVCDCDKCQLDILLLTLNKLPPRYTSSQAGEAYVKALYLNNQLQSDILTVLTQAVKVIEDRPSHP; this is encoded by the coding sequence ATGAAAGATACGAAGGAATACGCCGTGTTGAACGCGATGGAGCCCATCGTCATTCGGCTGTTCGAGGACAATTATTTGAAGCAGCGGACACTCGTCTGCGATTGCGATAAATGCCAGCTCGACATCCTGCTGCTGACCTTGAATAAGCTGCCTCCCCGCTATACGTCCAGCCAGGCGGGCGAAGCCTACGTCAAGGCGCTTTATTTAAACAACCAGTTGCAGTCCGACATTCTGACCGTGTTGACCCAGGCGGTCAAGGTGATTGAAGACAGACCGAGCCACCCTTAA
- a CDS encoding MFS transporter, with product MSTVFRLRVLNVCYFSLFALFLSFLPVYGSGIGISDTQLGLLLSAGSLISLVSQPSWGVVSDRFRTILKVLLPLMAAGTAAGALLYQSEQAWSYALGVGLMYVFFLPTDPLMESLNYQTSQRLGVPFGSIRMFGALGYAIASLAAGYASDLWGMHSLSWVFAGCGIAAVLLGLTVPDVRTSAKAPAFRQLFAFFGQSRAWTFLLLVLVVAVAHKMNDLFLGLRIERLGGSMRLTGTAWFVMTIAETLFFALSSRWVKLGREGAVMTLAAAMYAVRFLLCGFVSSPYALAALQAMQGVTFVLFYVGGIQYIHAIAPAQWRSTGQTAFTSVFFGVSGIVGSALGGWLMDEYGGAALYYTMAGIAAAGCLLFRMFLFPRGRQA from the coding sequence TTGTCTACCGTTTTCCGTTTAAGGGTTTTAAACGTTTGCTATTTTTCGCTATTCGCGCTGTTCCTGTCCTTCCTGCCCGTTTACGGGTCGGGCATCGGCATTTCCGATACGCAGCTGGGCTTGCTCCTCAGCGCGGGCAGCTTGATCAGTCTCGTGTCGCAGCCTTCCTGGGGCGTCGTCAGCGACCGGTTCCGCACGATTCTCAAGGTGCTGCTGCCGCTGATGGCGGCGGGAACCGCAGCCGGCGCCCTGCTGTACCAAAGCGAACAAGCCTGGAGCTACGCGCTCGGCGTGGGGTTGATGTACGTGTTTTTCCTGCCGACCGATCCGCTGATGGAGAGCCTGAATTACCAGACCTCGCAGCGGCTGGGCGTCCCCTTCGGCTCGATCCGCATGTTCGGCGCGCTCGGCTATGCCATCGCTTCGCTCGCGGCCGGGTACGCGTCCGATCTGTGGGGCATGCACAGCCTTTCCTGGGTGTTCGCGGGATGCGGCATCGCGGCCGTGCTGCTCGGGTTGACGGTTCCCGACGTCCGGACGTCTGCGAAGGCGCCGGCGTTCCGGCAGCTTTTCGCCTTCTTCGGCCAATCGCGCGCCTGGACGTTCTTGCTGCTGGTCTTGGTCGTCGCGGTCGCCCATAAAATGAACGACCTGTTCCTCGGCCTGCGCATCGAAAGGCTCGGCGGCAGCATGCGGCTGACGGGCACGGCCTGGTTCGTGATGACGATAGCCGAAACCTTGTTCTTCGCCTTGAGCTCCCGCTGGGTCAAGCTGGGCAGGGAGGGAGCCGTCATGACGCTGGCCGCCGCCATGTACGCCGTGAGGTTCCTGCTCTGCGGCTTCGTTTCGAGTCCATATGCGCTGGCGGCACTGCAGGCGATGCAAGGCGTGACGTTCGTGCTGTTCTACGTAGGCGGAATCCAATATATCCACGCGATCGCTCCCGCACAATGGAGGTCGACGGGGCAGACGGCGTTTACCTCCGTGTTCTTCGGCGTATCGGGGATCGTCGGCTCCGCGCTCGGGGGATGGCTGATGGACGAATACGGAGGCGCCGCCTTGTATTACACGATGGCGGGCATTGCGGCCGCAGGCTGCCTGCTGTTTCGGATGTTTCTGTTTCCCCGTGGTCGACAAGCTTAG
- a CDS encoding sensor histidine kinase, translating into MSSKLSLQKRILILVSSVTVIMMSVIVWFDSYSLQKSVQETYISQLDGMTTAINGRYEESHNMQDVQQIFDYIQYKNANVIELTLYGDKEILASTNRDRIGQPSPSGMIQMLETRRTLVEQFHGDDGTPQDRLTAPLKEDGVTVGAIELLLNTSESDALIHQRTLLIIVVGSTITVLLLVSLYFIIRRLLIRPLLKIREAAVSVKEGEAYRPIPVMASREINEVASAFNEMVHKQENRYSELQQAMSTIKQTQKQLVESEKMVALGSLVAGVSHEINTPLGIGVTASSFMAEKSKEFQKLYQSNAMKRSDLEEFLKTVLDTTGMIQANLSRASELVKSFKQVAVDRSVEIKRKFHVKEYVREVLVSLQPQLKKTKHRVELTGTDGVEILSDPGAVSQIVTNLIMNSLIHAFEPDSEGTMTIDIRTDESEGLTLLYSDNGKGMPPEIVEQIFNPFFTTNRGGGGTGLGMNIVYNLVTQSLGGTIRCESQVGAGTAFIIQIPMNEG; encoded by the coding sequence GTGTCCAGCAAACTCAGCCTGCAAAAAAGGATATTGATCCTCGTCAGCTCGGTGACCGTGATCATGATGTCCGTCATCGTCTGGTTCGACTCTTACAGCCTGCAGAAATCCGTCCAGGAGACGTACATCAGCCAACTGGACGGCATGACGACGGCGATCAACGGCCGATACGAAGAATCGCATAACATGCAAGACGTTCAGCAAATTTTCGATTACATCCAATACAAGAACGCCAACGTCATCGAATTAACGCTCTACGGAGACAAGGAGATTCTCGCCTCCACGAACCGCGACCGGATCGGGCAGCCCTCGCCTTCCGGCATGATCCAAATGCTCGAAACCCGGCGCACGCTGGTCGAGCAGTTCCACGGAGACGACGGGACGCCGCAGGATCGGTTGACCGCGCCGCTGAAGGAAGACGGGGTCACGGTCGGCGCGATCGAGCTGCTGCTGAACACCTCGGAGAGCGATGCCTTGATTCACCAGCGCACGCTTCTTATCATCGTGGTCGGCTCCACCATCACCGTCCTGCTGCTCGTCTCGCTGTATTTCATCATCCGGAGGCTGCTGATCCGCCCTCTGCTGAAAATCCGCGAGGCTGCGGTATCCGTCAAGGAAGGGGAAGCCTACCGGCCGATTCCGGTCATGGCCAGCCGGGAGATCAACGAAGTCGCTTCCGCCTTCAACGAAATGGTGCATAAGCAGGAAAACCGCTACAGCGAGCTGCAGCAAGCGATGAGCACGATCAAGCAGACGCAGAAGCAGCTGGTGGAATCGGAGAAGATGGTGGCGTTGGGAAGCCTCGTCGCGGGCGTGTCCCACGAAATCAACACCCCGCTCGGCATCGGCGTCACCGCCTCTTCTTTCATGGCGGAGAAGTCCAAGGAGTTTCAGAAGCTGTACCAATCGAACGCCATGAAACGCTCCGACCTGGAGGAATTTCTGAAAACGGTGCTCGATACGACGGGCATGATCCAAGCCAACCTGTCCCGCGCTTCCGAGCTGGTCAAGAGCTTCAAGCAGGTGGCCGTCGACCGTTCGGTGGAAATCAAGCGGAAGTTCCATGTGAAAGAGTACGTCCGCGAAGTGCTCGTCAGCCTGCAGCCGCAGCTCAAGAAAACGAAGCACCGCGTTGAGCTGACCGGAACGGACGGCGTGGAGATTCTGAGCGATCCCGGGGCCGTATCGCAAATCGTCACCAATTTGATCATGAATTCCCTCATCCACGCATTCGAGCCGGATTCCGAGGGCACGATGACCATCGATATCCGGACCGATGAAAGCGAAGGCCTCACCCTCCTGTACTCCGATAACGGCAAAGGCATGCCGCCGGAAATCGTGGAGCAGATCTTCAACCCCTTCTTCACCACCAACCGCGGAGGAGGCGGCACCGGACTCGGCATGAATATCGTTTACAATCTGGTGACGCAGTCTCTGGGAGGCACGATCCGATGCGAGAGCCAGGTAGGAGCCGGGACCGCGTTTATTATCCAAATTCCGATGAATGAGGGATGA
- a CDS encoding DUF3369 domain-containing protein, translating into MASDQQEDFLIFADEDLAETADAGREKEYWKVIIVDDEQEVHHLTRMVLSDFEFDGKQLEFLSAYSETEAYRVIREHPDAAIILLDVVMDQDDSGLRLVKYIREELKYSSVRIILRTGQPGQAPEKVVITNYDINDYKEKTELTTQKLFTTIMAALRSYRDIMVIENNKVGLEKIIKSSADLFELKSMKKFASGVLTQLTSILNLHKNALHCNSFAVAKGQEEIYILAASGDYELSENAKIEEVVPAHVLSSIERTFREKKSTFHEDHFTCYFESKTGRENVIYFEGSKSLNEWNRYLIEIYCSNVSVAFENLYLNEEVETAQKEIIFTLGEIAETRSKETGNHVKRVAEYSKLLALKYGLPEEEAELVRLASSMHDVGKVAIPDAVLNKPGKLTPDEFELIKEHANYGYAMLNHSNRDIIKTAAIIAYQHHEKYDGSGYPNGLAGEDIHIYGRITAVADVFDALGSDRVYKSAWSLEDILAHFREQRGKHFDPKLVDIFFENLPAILKIRDQYLDPNLAAG; encoded by the coding sequence ATGGCAAGCGATCAGCAAGAGGATTTCCTTATCTTCGCCGACGAGGATCTGGCGGAGACGGCCGACGCAGGCCGCGAGAAAGAGTATTGGAAAGTCATCATCGTCGACGACGAACAGGAAGTGCACCACCTCACCCGGATGGTGCTGAGCGATTTCGAGTTCGACGGCAAGCAGCTCGAATTTCTGAGCGCCTATTCGGAAACGGAAGCTTATCGCGTCATCCGTGAACATCCCGACGCGGCGATCATTCTGCTCGACGTCGTCATGGACCAGGACGACTCTGGCTTGCGCCTCGTCAAATATATCCGGGAAGAACTGAAGTACTCCTCGGTCCGGATCATCCTGCGCACGGGGCAGCCCGGACAGGCGCCGGAGAAGGTCGTCATCACGAACTACGACATTAACGACTACAAGGAAAAAACCGAGCTGACCACGCAGAAGCTTTTCACGACCATCATGGCCGCCCTGCGCTCGTACCGCGATATCATGGTCATCGAAAACAACAAGGTCGGCCTCGAGAAGATTATCAAATCGTCCGCCGACCTTTTCGAGCTGAAGTCGATGAAGAAATTCGCGTCCGGCGTGCTGACGCAGTTGACCTCGATCCTCAACCTGCATAAGAACGCGCTGCATTGCAACAGCTTCGCCGTCGCGAAAGGGCAAGAGGAAATCTATATCCTGGCGGCATCCGGCGACTACGAGCTCAGCGAAAACGCCAAAATCGAGGAAGTCGTGCCGGCGCACGTGCTGAGCAGCATCGAGCGAACGTTCCGGGAGAAGAAAAGCACGTTTCACGAGGACCATTTCACCTGCTATTTCGAAAGCAAAACCGGGCGCGAAAACGTCATCTATTTCGAAGGCTCGAAGTCCCTGAACGAATGGAACCGGTACTTGATCGAGATTTACTGCTCCAACGTCTCCGTCGCGTTCGAAAACCTGTACTTGAACGAAGAAGTCGAGACGGCCCAGAAGGAGATCATCTTCACGCTCGGCGAAATCGCGGAAACCCGCTCGAAGGAAACGGGCAACCACGTCAAACGGGTGGCCGAATACTCCAAGCTGCTGGCCTTGAAATACGGCCTGCCCGAGGAAGAGGCCGAGCTCGTGCGCCTCGCCTCCTCCATGCATGACGTCGGCAAAGTCGCGATCCCGGACGCCGTGCTGAACAAGCCGGGCAAGCTGACGCCGGATGAGTTCGAGCTGATCAAGGAGCACGCGAATTACGGCTACGCCATGCTGAACCACTCCAACCGCGACATCATCAAAACGGCGGCGATCATCGCGTACCAGCACCACGAGAAGTACGACGGCTCGGGATATCCGAACGGGTTGGCCGGCGAGGACATCCACATCTACGGCCGGATCACGGCGGTGGCGGACGTGTTCGACGCCCTCGGCAGCGACCGCGTCTACAAGAGCGCTTGGAGCCTCGAGGACATCCTCGCGCACTTCCGCGAGCAGCGCGGGAAGCATTTCGACCCGAAGCTGGTCGACATCTTCTTCGAGAACCTGCCGGCCATCCTGAAAATCCGCGACCAGTACTTGGATCCGAACCTCGCCGCGGGCTGA
- a CDS encoding DUF72 domain-containing protein produces the protein MIRVGLAGWGDHDRLYAPGTKPQNKLKEYARQLPVVEVDSTFYAIQTPERFQAWAEDTPAEFRFVVKAYQVLTGHRRGNPAGDGLDAAFEAFRASLEPVRAAGKLQAVLFQYPPWFDCIRENVRVLREAKERMAGFPCALEFRHQSWFRPEFRQKTLDFMAREGWIHSVCDEPQAGETSVPTVLSATDPGLTIVRMHGRNVSGWNSGGAPNWRDVRYLYHYSREELAEWVDRLAMLEEQSQEVSVIFNNNSGGHAAGNAADLLELLGQAAPELKDPGKQPEQLDLFDAT, from the coding sequence ATGATCCGGGTAGGGCTCGCGGGCTGGGGCGACCACGATCGGTTGTACGCTCCGGGAACCAAACCGCAAAACAAGCTGAAGGAATACGCCCGGCAGCTGCCGGTCGTCGAGGTGGACAGCACGTTTTACGCCATCCAGACGCCGGAGCGTTTCCAGGCGTGGGCCGAAGATACGCCGGCCGAATTTCGGTTCGTCGTCAAGGCTTATCAGGTGCTCACGGGGCACCGGAGGGGAAATCCGGCGGGCGACGGGCTGGATGCCGCGTTCGAAGCTTTCCGTGCTTCGTTGGAGCCTGTGCGGGCTGCCGGCAAGCTGCAGGCGGTTCTGTTTCAATATCCGCCGTGGTTCGACTGCATCCGGGAGAACGTTCGGGTCCTTCGGGAGGCGAAGGAGAGAATGGCCGGCTTTCCGTGCGCGCTGGAATTCCGGCATCAAAGCTGGTTCCGGCCGGAGTTCCGGCAGAAAACGCTTGACTTCATGGCACGGGAAGGTTGGATTCACAGCGTATGCGACGAGCCCCAGGCCGGCGAGACGTCGGTTCCGACGGTGCTGAGCGCCACGGATCCCGGGCTGACGATCGTGCGGATGCATGGACGCAACGTCTCCGGATGGAATTCGGGCGGAGCGCCGAACTGGCGGGACGTCCGCTACCTCTATCACTACAGCCGGGAGGAACTGGCGGAGTGGGTGGACCGGTTGGCCATGTTGGAGGAACAGTCGCAGGAAGTCTCCGTCATCTTCAACAACAACTCCGGCGGCCATGCGGCGGGCAACGCGGCGGACCTGTTGGAGCTGCTGGGACAAGCCGCGCCGGAGCTGAAGGATCCCGGGAAGCAGCCGGAGCAGCTCGATTTGTTCGACGCGACATAG